Proteins encoded together in one Vibrio hippocampi window:
- the thiB gene encoding thiamine ABC transporter substrate binding subunit, which translates to MKVSHLLKTTLATSLLTVAQASAADTLTVYTYDSFASDWGPGPAIEKAFEAKCGCDLQFVALDDGVSILNRLRLEGSSSKADVILGLDNNLISEAKASGLLAQHQVNTQALTLPGGWNDSVFVPFDYGYFAFVYNKEKLSNPPKSLKQLVEQRDDIKVIYQDPRTSTPGQGLLLWMKSVYGDHASQAWQQMAKKTVTVTKGWSEAYSMFLNGEADMVLSYTTSPAYHIIAEKDQRFAAASFEEGHYTQVEVVAKVAKSQPNPLADEFMQFVVSEEFQSQIPTGNWMYPVVDTALPSGFEQLSVPSTALSFNSDEVAKHRKTWIREWQSALIK; encoded by the coding sequence GTGAAAGTAAGTCACCTTTTAAAAACCACTTTAGCCACTTCTTTACTCACTGTTGCGCAGGCTTCTGCCGCGGACACGTTGACCGTTTATACCTACGACTCATTTGCTTCTGATTGGGGACCTGGACCTGCGATTGAAAAAGCCTTTGAAGCAAAATGTGGCTGTGATCTTCAGTTTGTTGCGCTTGACGATGGCGTCTCTATTTTAAATCGCCTGCGCTTAGAAGGCTCTAGCAGCAAGGCTGATGTGATTTTAGGTCTTGATAACAACTTAATTAGCGAGGCTAAGGCATCAGGATTGTTGGCGCAACATCAAGTGAATACTCAAGCGTTAACGCTGCCGGGTGGTTGGAATGACTCAGTATTTGTTCCTTTTGATTACGGTTACTTTGCTTTTGTCTACAACAAAGAAAAACTATCAAACCCACCTAAGAGCCTAAAACAACTGGTCGAGCAGCGCGATGACATTAAAGTTATCTATCAAGATCCTCGTACCTCGACACCGGGACAAGGTTTACTGCTGTGGATGAAATCTGTCTACGGTGATCACGCTTCACAGGCTTGGCAGCAAATGGCTAAGAAGACCGTCACAGTGACAAAGGGTTGGTCAGAAGCCTATTCTATGTTCCTCAATGGCGAGGCGGATATGGTGTTGTCTTATACCACTTCTCCGGCCTATCACATCATCGCTGAAAAAGATCAGCGTTTTGCCGCAGCCAGCTTTGAAGAGGGGCATTACACCCAAGTGGAAGTGGTGGCAAAAGTGGCTAAGAGCCAGCCAAATCCGCTCGCGGATGAGTTTATGCAGTTTGTGGTTTCTGAGGAATTTCAGTCGCAAATCCCAACAGGGAACTGGATGTATCCGGTAGTGGATACGGCTCTGCCAAGCGGCTTCGAGCAACTGAGCGTGCCAAGCACCGCTTTATCATTCAATTCTGATGAAGTAGCGAAGCATCGTAAAACTTGGATTCGAGAGTGGCAGTCAGCTCTAATTAAGTAG